The following coding sequences are from one Lipingzhangella halophila window:
- a CDS encoding SIR2 family NAD-dependent protein deacylase, producing MPENSNLDAAAEILAGSDRVTVLTGAGISTDSGIPDFRGPQGVWTTNPGAAAMFDLDTYMSDAEVRREVWQMRRAHPAWTAEANDAHRACTELDRAGRLRALITQNVDGLHQAAGTDPEHVIEVHGTVLWVVCMACGLRTRAPEVLARLDDDPDPRCLECGGIQKSDTISFGQQLKPEVLDAAVEATRDCDVFLAVGTSLAVHPVAGLCDLAVERGASLIIVNAEPTPYDAAADVVLDDPIAQVVPALVEAVPGVKGAGAG from the coding sequence ATGCCCGAGAACTCGAACCTCGACGCCGCGGCCGAGATCCTGGCCGGTTCCGACCGGGTGACGGTGCTCACCGGCGCTGGTATCTCCACCGACTCCGGCATTCCCGACTTCCGCGGCCCGCAGGGAGTGTGGACCACCAACCCCGGCGCGGCCGCGATGTTCGACCTCGACACCTACATGTCCGATGCCGAGGTCCGCCGCGAGGTCTGGCAGATGCGCCGCGCCCATCCCGCGTGGACCGCCGAGGCCAACGATGCCCACCGCGCCTGCACCGAACTCGACCGCGCCGGGCGGCTGCGCGCGCTCATCACGCAGAACGTCGACGGCCTGCACCAGGCGGCCGGGACCGACCCCGAACACGTCATCGAGGTGCACGGAACAGTGCTCTGGGTGGTCTGCATGGCGTGCGGGCTGCGTACCCGCGCGCCGGAGGTCCTCGCGCGGCTGGACGACGATCCCGATCCCCGGTGTCTGGAGTGCGGCGGCATCCAGAAGTCCGACACGATCTCGTTCGGCCAGCAGCTGAAGCCCGAGGTGCTGGACGCCGCAGTCGAGGCCACCCGCGACTGCGACGTGTTCCTGGCCGTGGGAACCTCGCTGGCGGTGCACCCCGTCGCCGGCCTGTGTGACCTCGCTGTCGAGCGGGGCGCCTCGCTGATCATCGTGAACGCGGAGCCCACGCCCTATGACGCCGCCGCCGACGTGGTCCTGGACGACCCGATCGCGCAGGTCGTGCCGGCACTGGTGGAAGCGGTGCCCGGGGTGAAGGGTGCGGGAGCGGGGTAG
- a CDS encoding protein kinase domain-containing protein, with translation MSSELYVGPDSQPDKYRLVRSVGRGGEATLYLAEVSLAGQTEPVVVKVLDSDVAGNDEQFAELSRRWNEQAELLRFINRLGVVGVREHFEGAPEHREGGSGEYTDRSLYLVMNYVEGVDLRDWRAEHAVEGPKGQREVLRYLEQVAEVLDLLHSGKATPSKRAVVHGDLSPGNVMVSEEGQATLVDFGLSKIATRHMTAKPWFTPGYAAPEIFNGEYSAATDRYAFGAIVYFALAGEEPPPAPEQLRERFAALPVLAEAGEQQRDKVLVMFSAEPGDRPAALDWIRTLRSLSTSVPWSGPVSNPGGAAVAGAAGGAAAGAALAGAGHSPQDAEDGPAGGAGPTPPGGTARDTSAAGPTAGQPNGPGTNPARGAESRPAAPAASGPPSGSAGPPGSGGPAAAPPSGPRFSAPPPVPGPPPGQPPAPPEPRRPVGGMRGTPTAAGGPPPTTRPMAGPPAGGQPPQGAAAAHAGAPEPPGSGAAKKKSKKPLLIGMAVLAVVCMVAGSGLTYLALDRLEVFADDDATDDAAQSAADATPSPTEEDSEAEEDDAATAAASPEDRGPDEMSLAAEEPVQESDFQSALATVNAVEYDEALTATDGCTESAVEYNLGRDYAEFTTTVGLDDESPSGNEVTFTVLGDGEQLETKSLGLGEDAALTADVTDVLRLELLVEWGTCSGDGLTAVWAEPVVTR, from the coding sequence GTGAGTTCAGAGTTGTACGTCGGGCCCGATTCACAGCCGGACAAGTATCGCCTGGTCAGATCGGTAGGTAGGGGAGGCGAGGCCACCCTTTACCTCGCGGAGGTGAGTCTGGCCGGCCAGACCGAGCCGGTCGTCGTGAAGGTTCTCGACTCCGATGTCGCGGGTAATGACGAACAGTTCGCCGAGCTGAGCCGGCGCTGGAACGAGCAGGCGGAGCTCCTGCGGTTCATCAACCGGCTCGGTGTGGTCGGGGTCCGCGAGCACTTCGAGGGGGCGCCGGAGCATCGCGAGGGTGGGTCCGGCGAGTACACCGACCGTTCCCTGTACCTGGTGATGAACTACGTCGAGGGTGTCGACCTGCGCGACTGGCGGGCCGAGCACGCCGTCGAAGGGCCGAAGGGCCAGCGCGAGGTGCTGCGCTACCTGGAGCAGGTCGCCGAGGTGCTCGACCTGCTGCATTCGGGGAAGGCCACCCCCTCCAAGCGTGCCGTCGTGCACGGGGACCTTTCGCCGGGCAACGTCATGGTCAGCGAGGAGGGCCAGGCCACCCTGGTCGACTTCGGGCTGAGCAAGATCGCCACGCGGCACATGACCGCCAAGCCCTGGTTCACCCCCGGCTACGCGGCCCCGGAGATTTTCAACGGGGAGTACTCCGCGGCCACCGACCGCTACGCGTTCGGCGCGATCGTCTACTTCGCCCTGGCCGGGGAGGAGCCCCCGCCCGCTCCGGAGCAGCTTCGCGAACGGTTCGCGGCCCTGCCGGTCCTCGCCGAGGCAGGCGAGCAGCAGCGCGACAAGGTGCTGGTGATGTTCTCGGCCGAGCCGGGCGACCGCCCGGCGGCACTCGACTGGATCCGGACGCTGCGCTCACTGAGCACATCGGTGCCGTGGAGCGGTCCGGTCTCCAACCCGGGCGGGGCGGCAGTGGCGGGTGCGGCTGGCGGGGCGGCCGCCGGCGCGGCGCTGGCCGGAGCCGGCCACTCTCCGCAGGACGCGGAGGACGGCCCGGCGGGCGGTGCCGGACCCACCCCGCCGGGCGGGACGGCCCGCGACACCAGCGCCGCGGGCCCCACGGCCGGGCAGCCGAACGGTCCCGGAACGAACCCGGCGCGCGGTGCCGAGAGCCGGCCCGCGGCGCCCGCTGCGTCCGGGCCGCCGTCCGGGTCGGCAGGCCCCCCAGGATCAGGAGGACCCGCCGCCGCTCCGCCTTCGGGTCCGCGGTTCAGCGCTCCCCCACCGGTGCCGGGCCCGCCGCCCGGCCAACCTCCTGCCCCTCCGGAGCCGCGGCGTCCGGTCGGCGGCATGCGCGGTACTCCCACCGCCGCGGGCGGACCACCGCCCACGACAAGGCCGATGGCGGGACCACCCGCCGGCGGGCAGCCGCCCCAGGGAGCCGCTGCGGCTCACGCGGGGGCGCCCGAGCCCCCCGGGTCGGGCGCCGCCAAGAAGAAGTCCAAGAAGCCGCTGCTGATCGGCATGGCGGTGCTCGCGGTGGTCTGCATGGTCGCCGGGAGCGGCCTGACCTACCTGGCCCTGGACCGCCTTGAGGTGTTCGCTGACGATGATGCCACCGACGACGCCGCCCAGAGCGCCGCGGACGCCACACCGTCGCCCACGGAGGAGGACTCGGAGGCCGAGGAGGACGACGCAGCGACGGCCGCGGCCTCTCCCGAGGACCGCGGGCCCGACGAGATGTCGCTGGCCGCCGAGGAACCCGTGCAGGAGAGCGACTTCCAGAGCGCACTGGCGACGGTGAACGCCGTCGAGTACGACGAGGCGCTCACCGCCACCGACGGGTGCACCGAGTCCGCGGTCGAGTACAACCTGGGGCGCGACTACGCCGAGTTCACCACGACGGTCGGCCTCGACGACGAGTCCCCGTCCGGGAACGAGGTCACGTTCACCGTCCTGGGGGACGGCGAGCAGTTGGAGACCAAGAGTCTGGGCCTCGGGGAGGACGCCGCGCTTACCGCCGACGTCACCGATGTCCTGCGGCTGGAGCTCCTGGTCGAATGGGGCACGTGCTCCGGAGATGGTCTCACCGCCGTCTGGGCGGAACCGGTCGTCACCAGGTAG
- a CDS encoding NACHT domain-containing protein: MARKPSYADALKVLGRDDSAVLDLAERLVEGGLDAAGVPDLFGLRGEIVAKGRGLLTTIRERITGVSRWDRTQRVDAAHQILATMSLLEALEEVLDEVGPAEQGLTDEVDPAEQGLTDEVLDHLTQQILEGSGIDIAKASALGGWSFTLTNGLLVSGKSLALHLVGSPADLGEMIQEKAEQRYLESYRQLAADVPEFGVWVNLAEHEHTRVELATGLTELEGLLTRLSPATKARQHVRELHTLYRGALWRPVLSGDDAPDHLTLPTLEDSYVNPRARAHSAHKSCRPASEDWWAEETTPHDDVQTLLARCLTQVWCATLPIVILGHPGAGKSKLTEMLAARLPADDFLAVRVELRGVSADAPIRKQIEEAVSGQVHRDVAWRDLVESAEGAQPVVILDGFDELLQATGVNRSDYLEQVQQFQQDQATLGQPVAVIVTSRTVVADRLRFPDGCALIRLEPFNEPQIARMLDTWASANAGALAARGLRPLSLDTALRYRELAEQPLLLLMLLLYDADGNALEAAGDALSRSELYERMLTMFARREVTKHHPNLPERDMDTAVGRELNRLEVAAMAMFSRGRQSVAAEELERDLAALFPEPTDQPGDTGLHGAVSEAHQVLGRFFFVHESRAQLDGRNAGVYEFLHATFAEFLVARMVTAALGELADDRRHAARRRFAAPLDDGLLYAITSFAALATRASVVDFTTELLRQRFDETPDAREEYRELLLTLFHEAPYPAPARSFTGYQPWRADILTRQASYTANLVTLLVCVCEELDLVELFPDTDAPWRAWRRMANQWRSMSNEAWHGLVDTVRSRHLEFWDGAGNSRIERERGDPVNVGECVGFEISEDLTKGAAIRNPYDITMPFDGPTSKLLRSAALRDNGTAARMFLLLGPYFRHVSTDLLTWYSDRDDPGAAWNELHDILELRLAPPLHDRMSRMQRYKRLLESRHLGRLELLVLRQAVDDLEASGTRSSANGPILLVLTRIILEHLKNLESIVTGPKLSRVHVEPVLESLRRHINVPDHVAKLLDEHERLGAGEPANTGDRGAHALFQLPESDSGYVRDRFASLSDRDQEDPDSTDQTDSDDQKEPRPSAHRRQQKRRHGDLGTSGGSG, from the coding sequence ATGGCGAGGAAACCCAGCTACGCTGATGCCCTCAAGGTCCTCGGCAGGGACGACTCCGCGGTCCTGGATCTCGCGGAGCGACTGGTCGAGGGCGGGCTGGACGCGGCGGGCGTGCCCGACCTGTTCGGGCTGCGCGGCGAGATCGTCGCCAAGGGGCGCGGGCTGCTCACCACCATCCGGGAGCGCATAACGGGCGTGAGCCGGTGGGACCGCACGCAGAGGGTCGACGCGGCACACCAAATTCTCGCGACGATGTCGCTTCTGGAGGCGCTGGAGGAGGTTCTCGACGAGGTGGGCCCGGCCGAGCAGGGCCTCACCGACGAGGTGGACCCGGCCGAGCAGGGCCTCACCGACGAGGTGCTCGACCACCTCACCCAGCAGATCCTTGAGGGATCGGGTATCGACATCGCCAAGGCGAGCGCACTTGGTGGGTGGAGCTTCACGTTGACGAACGGCCTACTCGTGTCCGGCAAGAGTCTCGCGTTGCATCTCGTGGGTTCGCCCGCCGATCTGGGCGAGATGATCCAGGAGAAAGCCGAACAGCGCTACCTGGAGTCCTATCGGCAGCTCGCCGCCGACGTGCCGGAGTTCGGGGTCTGGGTGAACCTGGCCGAGCACGAGCACACCCGCGTCGAACTGGCCACCGGTCTCACCGAGCTGGAGGGGTTGCTCACCCGGCTCTCACCGGCCACCAAGGCCCGGCAGCACGTGCGGGAGCTGCACACCCTCTACCGGGGCGCACTGTGGCGGCCGGTCCTCTCGGGCGACGACGCCCCGGACCACCTGACGTTGCCCACCCTGGAGGACTCCTACGTCAACCCGCGGGCGCGGGCGCACTCCGCACACAAGAGCTGCCGGCCCGCCTCCGAGGACTGGTGGGCCGAGGAGACCACCCCGCACGACGACGTACAGACGCTGCTCGCCAGGTGCCTGACCCAGGTCTGGTGCGCCACGCTGCCCATCGTCATCCTCGGCCACCCCGGCGCCGGCAAGTCCAAGCTCACCGAGATGCTCGCCGCCCGGCTGCCCGCCGACGACTTCCTCGCGGTCCGGGTGGAGCTGCGCGGGGTCAGCGCCGACGCCCCCATCCGCAAGCAGATCGAGGAGGCGGTCTCCGGCCAGGTGCACCGGGACGTGGCCTGGCGCGACCTCGTCGAGTCGGCCGAAGGCGCGCAGCCGGTGGTCATCCTCGACGGCTTCGACGAGCTGCTGCAGGCCACCGGGGTGAACCGCTCCGACTACCTGGAACAGGTCCAGCAGTTCCAACAGGACCAGGCCACGCTCGGCCAGCCGGTCGCGGTGATCGTCACCAGCCGCACCGTCGTCGCCGACCGGCTCCGGTTCCCTGATGGCTGCGCGCTGATCCGGCTGGAACCGTTCAACGAGCCCCAGATCGCCCGGATGCTCGACACCTGGGCCTCCGCCAACGCCGGCGCGCTGGCCGCCCGGGGCCTGCGGCCGCTGTCGCTCGACACCGCCCTGCGCTACCGGGAACTCGCCGAACAGCCGCTGTTGTTGCTCATGCTGCTGCTCTACGACGCCGACGGCAACGCCTTGGAGGCAGCGGGGGATGCATTGTCCCGCAGCGAGCTCTACGAGCGCATGCTCACCATGTTCGCCCGCCGGGAAGTGACCAAGCACCACCCGAACCTCCCCGAGCGCGACATGGACACGGCGGTCGGGCGCGAGCTGAACCGGCTGGAGGTCGCCGCCATGGCGATGTTCAGCCGCGGCCGGCAGAGCGTGGCCGCCGAGGAACTGGAGCGCGACCTCGCCGCGTTGTTCCCGGAGCCCACCGACCAGCCCGGCGACACCGGGCTGCACGGAGCGGTCAGCGAGGCCCACCAGGTCCTGGGCCGGTTCTTCTTCGTCCACGAGTCGCGGGCGCAGCTCGACGGCCGGAACGCCGGGGTGTACGAGTTCCTGCACGCCACGTTCGCCGAGTTTCTCGTGGCCCGCATGGTCACCGCGGCCCTGGGCGAACTGGCCGACGACCGCCGGCACGCGGCGCGGCGGCGCTTCGCCGCTCCCCTCGACGACGGGCTGTTGTACGCGATCACGTCGTTCGCGGCGCTCGCTACCCGGGCCTCGGTCGTCGACTTCACCACCGAACTGCTGCGGCAACGCTTCGACGAGACTCCGGACGCCCGTGAGGAGTACCGCGAACTTCTCCTTACTCTGTTCCACGAGGCGCCATACCCCGCCCCTGCTCGGTCGTTCACCGGGTATCAGCCGTGGCGCGCCGACATTCTCACCCGGCAGGCCAGCTACACCGCCAACCTCGTCACCCTGCTGGTCTGCGTGTGCGAGGAGCTGGACCTCGTCGAGCTTTTCCCCGACACGGACGCGCCGTGGCGAGCATGGCGCCGGATGGCCAACCAGTGGCGGAGCATGTCCAACGAGGCGTGGCACGGCTTAGTGGACACCGTACGATCACGGCACCTCGAATTCTGGGACGGCGCCGGGAACTCCCGAATCGAGCGCGAGCGCGGTGACCCGGTGAACGTCGGCGAGTGTGTCGGGTTCGAGATCAGCGAGGACCTCACCAAGGGCGCCGCGATCCGTAACCCGTACGACATCACCATGCCGTTCGACGGGCCGACGTCCAAGCTGCTGCGCTCCGCGGCGCTGCGCGACAATGGCACGGCGGCACGCATGTTCCTACTCCTCGGCCCGTACTTCCGGCACGTCTCGACGGACCTGCTCACGTGGTACAGCGACCGGGACGACCCCGGAGCCGCGTGGAACGAGCTGCACGACATCCTGGAGCTGCGGCTCGCGCCGCCACTACACGACAGGATGAGCCGGATGCAGCGCTACAAGCGTCTTCTGGAGAGCCGCCACCTGGGCCGGCTGGAGCTGCTCGTGCTGCGCCAGGCGGTGGACGACCTGGAAGCGAGCGGCACACGGAGCAGCGCTAACGGGCCGATCCTTCTCGTACTTACTCGTATCATCCTGGAGCACCTGAAGAACCTCGAATCGATTGTTACCGGACCGAAGCTCTCCCGGGTACACGTCGAGCCGGTTCTGGAGTCGCTGCGCCGCCACATCAACGTTCCCGACCACGTTGCGAAGCTACTCGACGAGCACGAGCGCCTGGGGGCCGGCGAACCGGCAAACACCGGCGACCGTGGCGCGCACGCGCTGTTCCAGCTACCGGAGAGCGACTCCGGCTACGTCCGCGACCGCTTCGCGTCCCTGAGCGATCGCGACCAGGAGGACCCGGACAGCACCGACCAGACCGACTCGGACGACCAGAAGGAACCGCGCCCCTCGGCACACCGGCGGCAGCAGAAACGCCGGCACGGGGATCTGGGAACCAGTGGCGGCTCCGGCTGA
- a CDS encoding MgtC/SapB family protein: MVTAHATPLEQLDLTGQGPAQLLALLVALVLCTLIGFERELRHKSAGLRTHTLVGVGAALFVVVSKFGFHDVITTDDVSLDPSRIAGQIVSGVGFIGAGLIFVRQDIVRGLTTAATIWLSAAVGTAAGAGLWLAAAAVTAGHFLVALGYPPVLRWLTRSRPTTASFLISYEGAREILRGVLTVATEQGFTVQRVRTVRRQTTEPGTPVIDLALRVHGKGDVNDLAVALSETEGVLSVQQGEPEDTEE; the protein is encoded by the coding sequence ATGGTGACCGCACACGCCACGCCACTGGAGCAACTCGACCTTACGGGGCAGGGCCCGGCGCAGTTGCTGGCGCTGCTGGTCGCCCTGGTGCTGTGCACGCTGATCGGGTTCGAACGCGAGCTGCGGCACAAGAGCGCGGGCCTGCGCACCCACACGCTCGTGGGCGTCGGCGCGGCCCTGTTCGTTGTGGTGAGCAAGTTCGGGTTCCACGACGTCATCACCACTGACGACGTCAGTCTTGACCCCTCGCGGATCGCGGGGCAGATCGTCTCCGGTGTCGGGTTCATCGGCGCCGGACTCATCTTCGTGCGCCAGGACATCGTGCGCGGCCTGACCACCGCCGCCACCATCTGGCTGTCCGCGGCGGTGGGAACCGCCGCCGGCGCGGGCCTGTGGCTGGCCGCGGCCGCGGTCACCGCCGGCCACTTCCTGGTGGCGCTCGGGTATCCGCCGGTGCTGCGGTGGCTCACCCGCTCGCGGCCGACAACAGCGTCCTTCCTGATCAGCTACGAGGGCGCGCGCGAGATTCTGCGCGGCGTCCTGACGGTCGCCACCGAGCAGGGGTTCACGGTGCAGCGAGTGCGCACCGTGCGGCGCCAGACCACCGAGCCGGGCACGCCGGTCATCGACCTCGCCCTGCGGGTGCACGGCAAGGGCGACGTCAACGACCTCGCGGTCGCGCTGTCGGAGACCGAAGGCGTGCTCTCGGTCCAGCAGGGCGAGCCGGAGGACACCGAGGAATGA
- a CDS encoding serine/threonine-protein kinase translates to MLNGRYRLVESLGAGGMGEVWRAVDERLARTVAVKLVRPDNVDSDEAVARFQREARLTGQLSGHANVVILHDFGEHEGSVYAVMELVRGRTLSAILRDTGPQPIPRAADWAGQVSSGLAAAHAAGIVHRDIKPANLMVLDDGTVKILDFGIAGFHQAVTQSRRLTQTGAIIGTPLYMSPEQARCENVGAAGDLYSLGTILYQMLTGRAPFRHDEPLGVLRMHLMEHPRPPRELRPDLPADLDSLVLSLLAKAPTDRPGNARTVRERLLPFAARPGRAPAPSDAPGPPEPNAAGPDSANPAQATTRTATSPTVAEPHRDLERRLREIEDLAEEGHFAAAAQRTRSCLPELERAYGPEHPETLRARRKLAYLTGKSGDPERAVVLYRELVTELDRVYGRRHPETLAARYYLASNAGRAQDHTTAARVHAELLPDLAAAHGPDAHRVLTTRLYLAFEVGETGEHGRAVALLDALVPDLVRVLGPDHGTTLRARHYHAAYTGYAGAPADAARLYHQLLAEHTRIHGAGHSEAARTRARLRHWQDRARCP, encoded by the coding sequence ATGTTGAACGGCCGTTACCGACTGGTGGAGTCACTCGGTGCGGGCGGAATGGGCGAGGTCTGGCGGGCGGTGGACGAGCGCCTGGCCCGCACGGTCGCGGTCAAGCTGGTCCGGCCGGACAACGTCGACTCCGACGAGGCCGTGGCGCGCTTTCAGCGCGAGGCGCGCCTCACCGGCCAGCTCTCCGGACACGCCAACGTCGTCATCCTGCACGACTTCGGAGAGCACGAAGGTTCGGTCTACGCGGTCATGGAACTGGTGCGCGGGCGCACCCTGTCGGCGATCCTGCGCGACACCGGACCGCAGCCGATCCCCCGCGCCGCCGACTGGGCCGGGCAGGTCAGCTCGGGGTTGGCGGCCGCGCACGCGGCCGGCATCGTGCACCGCGACATCAAGCCGGCCAACCTGATGGTGCTCGACGACGGCACCGTGAAGATCCTCGACTTCGGAATCGCCGGGTTCCACCAGGCGGTGACGCAGAGCCGGCGGCTGACCCAGACCGGCGCGATCATCGGCACGCCGCTGTACATGTCGCCGGAGCAGGCGCGCTGCGAGAACGTGGGCGCCGCCGGCGACCTGTACTCACTCGGCACGATCCTGTACCAGATGCTGACCGGGCGCGCGCCGTTCCGGCACGACGAGCCGCTGGGCGTGCTGCGGATGCACCTGATGGAGCACCCGCGCCCGCCGCGCGAGCTGCGCCCGGACCTGCCCGCGGACCTCGACTCCCTCGTGCTGTCACTACTCGCGAAGGCCCCGACTGACCGGCCCGGAAACGCCCGCACGGTCCGGGAACGCCTGCTGCCGTTCGCCGCGCGTCCCGGCCGCGCCCCCGCGCCATCGGACGCCCCGGGGCCGCCCGAGCCCAATGCCGCCGGTCCCGATAGCGCGAATCCGGCGCAGGCCACCACGCGCACCGCGACCTCTCCGACCGTTGCCGAACCGCACCGGGACCTGGAACGGCGGCTGCGCGAGATCGAGGACCTGGCCGAAGAGGGGCATTTCGCGGCCGCCGCCCAGCGGACCCGCTCCTGCCTTCCCGAGCTGGAACGCGCCTACGGCCCCGAGCACCCCGAAACCCTCAGGGCCCGCCGCAAACTGGCCTATCTCACCGGAAAGAGCGGCGATCCGGAACGCGCGGTGGTGCTCTACCGGGAGCTGGTGACCGAGCTCGACCGGGTCTACGGCCGGCGCCACCCCGAGACGCTCGCGGCCCGCTACTACCTGGCCAGCAACGCCGGCCGGGCCCAGGACCACACGACCGCCGCGCGCGTCCACGCGGAGCTGCTGCCCGACCTGGCCGCCGCGCACGGGCCCGACGCGCACCGGGTGCTGACCACGCGGCTCTACCTGGCGTTCGAGGTGGGCGAGACGGGCGAGCACGGCCGGGCGGTCGCGCTGCTGGATGCGCTGGTTCCGGACCTGGTGCGGGTGCTCGGCCCGGACCACGGGACCACGTTGCGGGCGCGGCACTACCACGCTGCCTACACCGGGTACGCGGGCGCACCGGCCGATGCCGCTCGCCTTTACCACCAACTGCTGGCCGAGCACACCCGAATCCACGGGGCCGGCCACTCCGAAGCCGCTCGCACCCGGGCTCGGCTGCGCCACTGGCAGGACCGCGCGCGGTGCCCCTGA
- a CDS encoding uracil-DNA glycosylase: MSEQPLNEIMDPGWAKALEPVSGRIREMGEFLRREVAEGRTYLPAGENVLRAFQQPFDKIRVLIVGQDPYPTPGHAVGLSFSVAPDVKLPGSLRNIYREYRDDLGYPEPSNGDLSPWNERGIMLLNRVLTVMPGKPGSHRDKGWEEITDQAIRALAERDKPLVGILWGRDARNLRPLMPGVPCVESTHPSPMSAKNGFFGSRPFSRANALLEEQGGQPVDWRLE; encoded by the coding sequence ATGTCAGAACAACCACTAAACGAGATCATGGACCCCGGCTGGGCAAAGGCGCTCGAACCGGTGTCGGGTCGCATCCGCGAGATGGGCGAGTTCCTGCGCCGCGAGGTCGCCGAGGGGCGCACCTACCTCCCTGCCGGCGAGAACGTCCTGCGTGCCTTCCAGCAGCCCTTCGACAAGATCCGCGTCCTGATCGTGGGGCAGGACCCCTACCCCACTCCCGGGCACGCCGTGGGGCTGAGCTTCTCCGTGGCCCCCGACGTCAAGCTGCCGGGCAGCCTGCGCAACATCTACCGCGAGTACCGCGACGATCTCGGCTACCCGGAACCATCCAACGGCGACCTGTCGCCGTGGAACGAGCGGGGGATCATGCTGCTCAACCGGGTCCTCACCGTCATGCCCGGCAAGCCCGGCTCGCACCGCGACAAGGGCTGGGAGGAGATCACCGACCAGGCCATCCGCGCTCTCGCCGAACGCGACAAGCCGCTCGTGGGGATCCTCTGGGGGCGCGACGCCCGGAACCTGCGCCCCCTGATGCCCGGGGTCCCGTGCGTGGAGTCCACCCATCCGAGCCCCATGTCGGCGAAGAACGGGTTCTTCGGCTCCCGCCCGTTCAGCCGCGCCAACGCCCTGCTTGAGGAGCAGGGCGGCCAACCGGTCGACTGGCGGTTGGAGTAG
- a CDS encoding VOC family protein → MPSPIRNVTFDCADPYALARFWSAVVDAPIDPDSKPGEEEAFIPATGGRPGILFLRVPEGKTVKNRMHLDLGPNGATRDEEMRRLLGIGATFLADHRRADGTGFVVLADPEGNEFCVERGDEELAAAGDTRD, encoded by the coding sequence ATGCCGTCGCCCATCCGCAACGTGACGTTCGACTGCGCCGATCCCTACGCGCTCGCGCGCTTCTGGAGCGCGGTCGTCGACGCCCCGATCGACCCCGACAGCAAACCGGGCGAGGAGGAGGCGTTCATCCCCGCCACTGGGGGGCGGCCGGGGATACTGTTCCTGCGGGTGCCCGAAGGCAAGACAGTCAAGAACCGGATGCACCTCGACCTGGGACCCAACGGCGCGACGCGCGACGAGGAGATGCGCCGGCTGCTCGGGATCGGCGCCACGTTCCTCGCCGACCACCGCAGGGCCGACGGCACGGGGTTCGTGGTGCTCGCCGACCCCGAGGGCAACGAGTTCTGTGTCGAGCGCGGCGACGAGGAGCTCGCCGCCGCGGGCGACACCCGCGACTGA